From a region of the Carettochelys insculpta isolate YL-2023 chromosome 29, ASM3395843v1, whole genome shotgun sequence genome:
- the TNFSF9 gene encoding tumor necrosis factor ligand superfamily member 9, protein MTALQHSRDPESLLPAAAGRACPCRCLDWCLLAGLCALAAAFAGLVFYSNGGALPLPLSRPLGTPQPAAALPQAYKEAGAQMLPKSYLITNKLMEWESDPRVDGVVFSSNFNYDTASHKLGVKVGGLYFIYVQLAVRCTASTCRANQTVQVIVSHMDSGNNRRPILTVSLDLSSKSQDTVSRFSAALQPLQKGATLDVRMEVDKPGSEDWQLDQNTKKVNFFGLFRLPSSSEVAEQ, encoded by the exons ATGACGGCCCTACAGCACAGCCGGGACCCCGAGAGCCTCCTGCCGGCCGCCGCCGGCCGCGCCTGCCCCTGCCGCTGCCTGGACTggtgcctgctggctgggctgtgcGCCCTGGCCGCAGCCTTCGCGGGGCTCGTCTTCTACTCGAATGggggggccctgcccctgcccctctctcGGCCGCTGGGCACCCCGCAGCCCGCCGCCGCGCTGCCCCAGGCGTACAAG GAGGCTGGTGCCCAGATGTTGCCCAAAAGCT ATCTAATCACGAACAAGCTAATGGAGTGGGAATCTGACCCTCGTGTCGATGGTGTGGTTTTCAGCTCCAACTTCAACTACGACACGGCTTCGCACAAGCTGGGGGTGAAGGTCGGAGGCCTGTATTTTATCTACGTGCAGCTCGCTGTAAGGTGCACTGCTTCCACGTGCAGGGCGAATCAGACTGTGCAAGTGATCGTCAGCCACATGGACTCAGGCAACAATCGCCGCCCGATTCTGACTGTCAGCCTGGACTTGTCCTCAAAGTCGCAAGACACCGTGTCCCGGTTCTCGGCCGCTCTGCAACCTCTGCAGAAAGGCGCCACTCTCGACGTGAGGATGGAGGTGGATAAACCAGGCAGCGAAGACTGGCAGCTGGACCAAAACACCAAAAAAGTCAACTTCTTTGGCCTTTTTAGGCTACCTAGTTCTTCTGAGGTGGCGGAGCAGTAG